In a genomic window of Aquila chrysaetos chrysaetos chromosome Z, bAquChr1.4, whole genome shotgun sequence:
- the LOC115337126 gene encoding receptor-type tyrosine-protein phosphatase kappa-like isoform X5: MALRWTFVLLLTPLLAAQNQEEPDPNNSGEPQETERCQQPQWDVKLHFTPEQRFYRFNEEVTLSCFMEDFPPLAVIRCANGTSPGWKDAWEVKDIQGTWRVVAESLTCTTGKCPKPKWDERLWFPSNKKKYQLNEELTLTCRGDLKPSFPKVKCAREFLQVSSGKPVYGDAWWGRNSTGAWMPIAKAVECIEMCQRPWWDQRLQLAPDQENYKKNEEVRLSCPKGFQPSFTEIKCSGKVQPISYGNPVYSDLWLGRDISGDWIRIQSSVECIETCQRPSWDQRLQLAPDQENYKKNEEVMLSCPKGFQPSFTEIKCLGKVQHISYRNPVYRKVWLGRDIRRGWIPIWYSVVCIETCQRPSWDQRLQLAPDQENYKKNEEVRLSCPEGFQPSFTEIKCSGKVQPTSYGNPVYSDLWLGRDIMGDWIRIQSSVQCIDVLQVVPGTLEVSSTSIKLNWTCRLPDACQQVRARCRLEKNSSLPCEAEEVKGEEMLHGQEGTFTCPPLQPFTDYSITISLLPSTILFTRLLRTKETVPDKPEKLWLDPSTGSLRWKALPSCKGEIIGYQLNVTARSAQDGSFLEMERLRLSSSATEHPLPERSPGSSYAVAMRGLTAAGAGAASLWEFQTDGSDTPRPLDISCRGVRDISPSRGTAVLPLRPVARPPAAAREHQLIVVATHNGTAVEGACSGDPQPFNASRQPGPYVAAALNLTGPVDFVLGDGAHGQGYRNAALRPGRDYTALLRLVRRSQQADKFTCVCYSFSLVQEPVPLLNRMPVVMAVVLVIVLLALGILLLFMLFRRKYNSSKTSENNSTIPLRRCRGGVCKQNTQIPVEELLEALKRFKRAEIEAEQTEDESVDRHGAGRLREYQQLSSTLLHPCDAGKELCNQSKNRYKSIIPYDHCRVVLQPSDMGNGYINASYVDSYRSPRFFIAAQGPLPGTVVDFWQMVWQEKTSIIVMLTGLVEQNKTKCEQYWPEHEQVYGDFTVTLSNTRTTTGLVTRIFCLQKLHSLPGVHSSQHREAENKAGCALPRVVEQLHYLLWPDHGVPRNPAQLLALVDVVNKRGLEVPTGPVLVHCSAGIGRTGTFIALDFLLKMGKAEGKVDVFHCVQRLREQRVSMVQTKEQYTFLYEVLLEGLLCGSTGVPVENITSYVHHLREAETSRHNNVLEKEFKALQKFSELFQLLPCREAEKPSNQPKNRKPGILPADSCRPILMSSLNADGSPGYINAVFASTYTQEDRLIVTQLPFLTTLVDFWALVWDYSCTSVVVLNQLQELDKTYVEFWPTQGEAAYGRFHVHLISEEPGVNFTAWTLALTNKQQPKKSALEVRFWQLKDWPMKQRLPRQPATIISLLGKVETHHRQSQDGHILVTCWDGASRSGIFCAASFLCEQIQSEGLVDVSQAVRMLKRRRRQLIKDVEQYGLCYELALSYLNSFETYGNFK; encoded by the exons GAAAGTGCCCAAAACCCAAGTGGGATGAAAGACTTTGGTTTccatcaaacaaaaaaaaataccaactgAATGAAGAACTGACACTGACCTGCCGTGGAGATCTCAAGCCATCCTTCCCCAAGGTCAAATGTGCAAGGGAATTCCTGCAAGTGAGTTCTGGGAAACCAGTCTATGGAGATGCCTGGTGGGGCAGGAACAGCACAGGTGCCTGGATGCCCATTGCGAAGGCTGTAGAGTGCATTG AAATGTGCCAAAGACCCTGGTGGGACCAAAGACTCCAGCTGGCACCAGACCAGGAGAATTACAAGAAAAACGAGGAAGTGAGGCTGAGCTGTCCCAAGGGTTTCCAGCCATCCTTCACCGAAATCAAATGTTCAGGCAAAGTTCAGCCCATCAGTTATGGGAATCCTGTGTACAGTGACCTATGGTTGGGAAGGGACATCTCAGGCGATTGGATCCGCATTCAGTCCAGTGTGGAGTGCATCG AAACTTGCCAAAGGCCGTCATGGGACCAAAGACTCCAGCTGGCACCAGACCAGGAGAATTACAAGAAAAACGAGGAAGTGATGCTGAGCTGTCCCAAGGGTTTCCAGCCATCCTTCACCGAAATCAAATGTTTAGGCAAAGTTCAGCACATCAGTTATAGGAATCCTGTATACA GAA AagtttggcttggaagggacaTCAGACGTGGCTGGATCCCCATATGGTACAGCGTGGTGTGCATCG AAACTTGCCAAAGGCCGTCGTGGGACCAAAGACTCCAGCTGGCACCTGATCAGGAGAATTACAAGAAAAACGAGGAAGTGAGGCTGAGCTGTCCCGAGGGTTTCCAGCCATCCTTCACCGAAATCAAATGTTCAGGCAAAGTTCAGCCCACCAGTTATGGGAATCCTGTATACAGTGACCTATGGTTGGGAAGGGACATCATGGGTGATTGGATCCGCATTCAGTCCAGCGTGCAGTGCATCG ACGTCCTCCAGGTTGTCCCTGGGACCTTGGAGGTTTCCAGCACCAGCATCAAACTGAACTGGACCTGCAGGCTCCCTGATGCCTGCCAGCAGGTTCGGGCCAGGTGCCGGCTGGAAAAGAactcctcccttccctgtgAGGCTGAGGAGGTgaaaggagaggagatgctccaTGGCCAGGAGGGAACATTTACCTGCCCCCCTCTGCAGCCCTTCACTGACTACAGTATCACCATCTCACTGCTGCCCAGCACGATCCTTTTCACACGGCTCCTCAGAACAAAGGAAACGG TGCCGGACAAACCGGAGAAGCTGTGGCTGGATCCCAGCACAGGGTCCCTCAGGTGGAAGGCGCTGCCCTCCTGCAAGGGGGAGATCATCGGATACCAG CTGAACGTGACGGCCAGGAGCGCGCAGGACGGCAGCTTTCTGGAGATGGAGCGACTGCGGCTGAGCAGCTCCGCCACGGAGCACCCGCTGCCCGAGCGCAGCCCCGGCAGCAGCTACGCGGTGGCCATGCGGGGACTCACGGCAGCCGGAGCCGGGGCTGCGTCGCTCTGGGAGTTTCAGACCGACGGCTCGG ACACCCCGCGCCCTCTCGACATCAGCTGCCGCGGCGTGCGTGACATCTCCCCGTCCCGAGGGACCGCTGTGCTTCCCCTCCGCCCCGTCGCCCGTCCCCCCGCGGCGGCCAG GGAGCACCAGCTCATCGTGGTCGCGACGCACAACGGCACGGCGGTGGAAGGCGCCTGCTCGGGGGACCCGCAGCCCTTCAACGCCAGCCGGCAGCCCGGCCCCTACGTGGCCGCCGCGCTCAACCTCACCGGCCCCGTGGACTTTGTGCTGGGCGACGGGGCCCACGGGCAGGGGTACCGCAACGCTGCCCTCCGTCCGGGCCGGGACTACACGGCCCTTCTGCGCCTCGTCCGCCGCTCGCAGCAG GCAGACAAGTTCACCTGCGTCTGCTACAGCTTCTCTCTTG TGCAGGAGCCGGTGCCTCTGCTGAACAGGATGCCCGTGGTTATGGCAGTAGTGCTGGTCATTGTACTCCTGGCACTGGGGATTTTGCTGCTCTTCATGCTCTTCAG GCGAAAGTACAACAGTTCAAAAACCTCGGAGAACAACAGCACTATCCCCCTGCGAAGATGTAGAGGAG GTGTGTGCAAGCAGAACACACAGATCCCGGTGGAGGAACTGCTGGAGGCTCTGAAGAGGTTTAAGAGGGCAGAAATAGAGGCAGAGCAGACAGAAGATGAATCAGTCGACCGGCATGGTGCTGGACGTCTGAGAGAGTATCAG caacTGTCCTCCACTTTGTTGCATCCCTGCGATGCCGGGAAGGAGCTATGTAATCAGAGCAAGAACCGCTACAAGAGCATCATCCCAT aCGACCACTGCCGTGTGGTGCTACAGCCCTCTGACATGGGGAATGGCTACATCAATGCCAGCTACGTGGAT AGCTACCGGAGTCCACGCTTCTTCATTGCAGCTCAAG GCCCCTTGCCTGGGACGGTGGTGGATTTCTGGCAGATGGTCTGGCAGGAGAAGACCTCTATCATTGTGATGCTGACGGGCTTAGTGGAGCAGAACAAG ACCAAGTGCGAGCAGTATTGGCCAGAGCACGAGCAGGTCTACGGGGACTTCACCGTGACACTCAGCAACACCAGGACCACCACAGGCCTTGTCACACGCAtcttctgcctgcagaag CTGCATTCACTGCCCGGAGTTCACTCTTCACAGCACAGGGAAGCAGAGAACAAA GCAGGCTGTGCTCTCCCAAGAGTGGTGGAGCAGCTTCACTACCTGCTGTGGCCAGACCATGGGGTCCCCAGAAaccctgcccagctcctggccTTAGTGGATGTGGTGAACAAGAGGGGGTTGGAAGTGCCTACTGGACCCGTGCTGGTGCACTGCAG CGCCGGGATTGGGCGCACAGGTACCTTCATCGCCCTGGACTTCCTCCTGAAAATGGGGAAGGCTGAGGGGAAGGTGGATGTGTTTCACTGTGTGCAGAGGCTGCGGGAGCAGCGGGTCAGCATGGTGCAGACCAAG GAGCAGTACACCTTCCTGTATGAGGTGCTGCTCGAAGGCTTGCTCTGCGGCAGCACCGGGGTCCCAGTGGAGAACATCACCAGCTATGTCCACCACCTTCGAGAAGCTGAGACCTCAAGGCACAACAATGTCCTTGAGAAAGAGTTCAAG GCCCTGCAGAAGTTTTCTGAGTTGTTCCAGCTCCTGCCgtgcagagaagcagagaaaccCAGCAACCAGCCCAAGAACCGCAAGCCAGGGATCCTGCCAG CGGATTCCTGCCGGCCCATCCTGATGTCCTCGCTGAACGCGGACGGCTCGCCCGGTTACATCAACGCCGTGTTTGCCAGC ACGTATACCCAAGAGGACAGACTCATCGTCACCCAGCTGCCTTTCCTCACCACGCTGGTGGATTTCTGGGCTCTGGTCTGGGATTACAGCTGCACGTCGGTGGTTGTGCTGAACCAGCTCCAGGAGCTGGACAAG ACATACGTGGAGTTCTGGCCCACCCAGGGCGAAGCTGCTTACGGCCGTTTCCATGTCCACCTGATCTCAGAGGAGCCCGGAGTTAACTTCACAGCCTGGACACTTGCCCTCACCAACAAGCAGCAG CCCAAGAAGTCTGCACTGGAAGTCCGGTTCTGGCAACTGAAGGACTGGCCCATGAAGCAGCGTCTTCCCCGGCAACCTGCCACCATCATCAGCCTGTTAGGGAAGGTGGAAACACACCATCGGCAGAGCCAAGACGGACATATCCTCGTGACCTGCTG GGATGGTGCCAGCCGGAGTGGGATCTTCTGTGCTGCTAGTTTCCTGTGTGAACAGATCCAAAGCGAGGGGCTGGTGGATGTATCCCAGGCTGTGAGGATGCTGAAGAGGCGGCGGAGACAGCTGATTAAAGATGTG GAGCAGTATGGGCTCTGCTACGAACTAGCCCTCAGTTATTTGAATTCATTTGAAACCTATGGGAATTTCAAGTAG
- the LOC115337126 gene encoding receptor-type tyrosine-protein phosphatase kappa-like isoform X4 yields MALRWTFVLLLTPLLAAQNQEEPDPNNSGEPQETERCQQPQWDVKLHFTPEQRFYRFNEEVTLSCFMEDFPPLAVIRCANGTSPGWKDAWEVKDIQGTWRVVAESLTCTTGKCPKPKWDERLWFPSNKKKYQLNEELTLTCRGDLKPSFPKVKCAREFLQVSSGKPVYGDAWWGRNSTGAWMPIAKAVECIEMCQRPWWDQRLQLAPDQENYKKNEEVRLSCPKGFQPSFTEIKCSGKVQPISYGNPVYSDLWLGRDISGDWIRIQSSVECIETCQRPSWDQRLQLAPDQENYKKNEEVMLSCPKGFQPSFTEIKCLGKVQHISYRNPVYSDLWFGRDITGVWIRIQSSVECIETCQRPSWDQRLQLAPDQENYKKNEEVRLSCPEGFQPSFTEIKCSGKVQPTSYGNPVYSDLWLGRDIMGDWIRIQSSVQCIDVLQVVPGTLEVSSTSIKLNWTCRLPDACQQVRARCRLEKNSSLPCEAEEVKGEEMLHGQEGTFTCPPLQPFTDYSITISLLPSTILFTRLLRTKETVPDKPEKLWLDPSTGSLRWKALPSCKGEIIGYQLNVTARSAQDGSFLEMERLRLSSSATEHPLPERSPGSSYAVAMRGLTAAGAGAASLWEFQTDGSDTPRPLDISCRGVRDISPSRGTAVLPLRPVARPPAAAREHQLIVVATHNGTAVEGACSGDPQPFNASRQPGPYVAAALNLTGPVDFVLGDGAHGQGYRNAALRPGRDYTALLRLVRRSQQADKFTCVCYSFSLVQEPVPLLNRMPVVMAVVLVIVLLALGILLLFMLFRRKYNSSKTSENNSTIPLRRCRGGVCKQNTQIPVEELLEALKRFKRAEIEAEQTEDESVDRHGAGRLREYQQLSSTLLHPCDAGKELCNQSKNRYKSIIPYDHCRVVLQPSDMGNGYINASYVDSYRSPRFFIAAQGPLPGTVVDFWQMVWQEKTSIIVMLTGLVEQNKTKCEQYWPEHEQVYGDFTVTLSNTRTTTGLVTRIFCLQKLHSLPGVHSSQHREAENKAGCALPRVVEQLHYLLWPDHGVPRNPAQLLALVDVVNKRGLEVPTGPVLVHCSAGIGRTGTFIALDFLLKMGKAEGKVDVFHCVQRLREQRVSMVQTKEQYTFLYEVLLEGLLCGSTGVPVENITSYVHHLREAETSRHNNVLEKEFKALQKFSELFQLLPCREAEKPSNQPKNRKPGILPADSCRPILMSSLNADGSPGYINAVFASTYTQEDRLIVTQLPFLTTLVDFWALVWDYSCTSVVVLNQLQELDKTYVEFWPTQGEAAYGRFHVHLISEEPGVNFTAWTLALTNKQQPKKSALEVRFWQLKDWPMKQRLPRQPATIISLLGKVETHHRQSQDGHILVTCWDGASRSGIFCAASFLCEQIQSEGLVDVSQAVRMLKRRRRQLIKDVEQYGLCYELALSYLNSFETYGNFK; encoded by the exons GAAAGTGCCCAAAACCCAAGTGGGATGAAAGACTTTGGTTTccatcaaacaaaaaaaaataccaactgAATGAAGAACTGACACTGACCTGCCGTGGAGATCTCAAGCCATCCTTCCCCAAGGTCAAATGTGCAAGGGAATTCCTGCAAGTGAGTTCTGGGAAACCAGTCTATGGAGATGCCTGGTGGGGCAGGAACAGCACAGGTGCCTGGATGCCCATTGCGAAGGCTGTAGAGTGCATTG AAATGTGCCAAAGACCCTGGTGGGACCAAAGACTCCAGCTGGCACCAGACCAGGAGAATTACAAGAAAAACGAGGAAGTGAGGCTGAGCTGTCCCAAGGGTTTCCAGCCATCCTTCACCGAAATCAAATGTTCAGGCAAAGTTCAGCCCATCAGTTATGGGAATCCTGTGTACAGTGACCTATGGTTGGGAAGGGACATCTCAGGCGATTGGATCCGCATTCAGTCCAGTGTGGAGTGCATCG AAACTTGCCAAAGGCCGTCATGGGACCAAAGACTCCAGCTGGCACCAGACCAGGAGAATTACAAGAAAAACGAGGAAGTGATGCTGAGCTGTCCCAAGGGTTTCCAGCCATCCTTCACCGAAATCAAATGTTTAGGCAAAGTTCAGCACATCAGTTATAGGAATCCTGTATACAGTGACCTATGGTTTGGAAGGGACATCACAGGCGTTTGGATCCGCATTCAGTCCAGTGTGGAGTGCATCG AAACTTGCCAAAGGCCGTCGTGGGACCAAAGACTCCAGCTGGCACCTGATCAGGAGAATTACAAGAAAAACGAGGAAGTGAGGCTGAGCTGTCCCGAGGGTTTCCAGCCATCCTTCACCGAAATCAAATGTTCAGGCAAAGTTCAGCCCACCAGTTATGGGAATCCTGTATACAGTGACCTATGGTTGGGAAGGGACATCATGGGTGATTGGATCCGCATTCAGTCCAGCGTGCAGTGCATCG ACGTCCTCCAGGTTGTCCCTGGGACCTTGGAGGTTTCCAGCACCAGCATCAAACTGAACTGGACCTGCAGGCTCCCTGATGCCTGCCAGCAGGTTCGGGCCAGGTGCCGGCTGGAAAAGAactcctcccttccctgtgAGGCTGAGGAGGTgaaaggagaggagatgctccaTGGCCAGGAGGGAACATTTACCTGCCCCCCTCTGCAGCCCTTCACTGACTACAGTATCACCATCTCACTGCTGCCCAGCACGATCCTTTTCACACGGCTCCTCAGAACAAAGGAAACGG TGCCGGACAAACCGGAGAAGCTGTGGCTGGATCCCAGCACAGGGTCCCTCAGGTGGAAGGCGCTGCCCTCCTGCAAGGGGGAGATCATCGGATACCAG CTGAACGTGACGGCCAGGAGCGCGCAGGACGGCAGCTTTCTGGAGATGGAGCGACTGCGGCTGAGCAGCTCCGCCACGGAGCACCCGCTGCCCGAGCGCAGCCCCGGCAGCAGCTACGCGGTGGCCATGCGGGGACTCACGGCAGCCGGAGCCGGGGCTGCGTCGCTCTGGGAGTTTCAGACCGACGGCTCGG ACACCCCGCGCCCTCTCGACATCAGCTGCCGCGGCGTGCGTGACATCTCCCCGTCCCGAGGGACCGCTGTGCTTCCCCTCCGCCCCGTCGCCCGTCCCCCCGCGGCGGCCAG GGAGCACCAGCTCATCGTGGTCGCGACGCACAACGGCACGGCGGTGGAAGGCGCCTGCTCGGGGGACCCGCAGCCCTTCAACGCCAGCCGGCAGCCCGGCCCCTACGTGGCCGCCGCGCTCAACCTCACCGGCCCCGTGGACTTTGTGCTGGGCGACGGGGCCCACGGGCAGGGGTACCGCAACGCTGCCCTCCGTCCGGGCCGGGACTACACGGCCCTTCTGCGCCTCGTCCGCCGCTCGCAGCAG GCAGACAAGTTCACCTGCGTCTGCTACAGCTTCTCTCTTG TGCAGGAGCCGGTGCCTCTGCTGAACAGGATGCCCGTGGTTATGGCAGTAGTGCTGGTCATTGTACTCCTGGCACTGGGGATTTTGCTGCTCTTCATGCTCTTCAG GCGAAAGTACAACAGTTCAAAAACCTCGGAGAACAACAGCACTATCCCCCTGCGAAGATGTAGAGGAG GTGTGTGCAAGCAGAACACACAGATCCCGGTGGAGGAACTGCTGGAGGCTCTGAAGAGGTTTAAGAGGGCAGAAATAGAGGCAGAGCAGACAGAAGATGAATCAGTCGACCGGCATGGTGCTGGACGTCTGAGAGAGTATCAG caacTGTCCTCCACTTTGTTGCATCCCTGCGATGCCGGGAAGGAGCTATGTAATCAGAGCAAGAACCGCTACAAGAGCATCATCCCAT aCGACCACTGCCGTGTGGTGCTACAGCCCTCTGACATGGGGAATGGCTACATCAATGCCAGCTACGTGGAT AGCTACCGGAGTCCACGCTTCTTCATTGCAGCTCAAG GCCCCTTGCCTGGGACGGTGGTGGATTTCTGGCAGATGGTCTGGCAGGAGAAGACCTCTATCATTGTGATGCTGACGGGCTTAGTGGAGCAGAACAAG ACCAAGTGCGAGCAGTATTGGCCAGAGCACGAGCAGGTCTACGGGGACTTCACCGTGACACTCAGCAACACCAGGACCACCACAGGCCTTGTCACACGCAtcttctgcctgcagaag CTGCATTCACTGCCCGGAGTTCACTCTTCACAGCACAGGGAAGCAGAGAACAAA GCAGGCTGTGCTCTCCCAAGAGTGGTGGAGCAGCTTCACTACCTGCTGTGGCCAGACCATGGGGTCCCCAGAAaccctgcccagctcctggccTTAGTGGATGTGGTGAACAAGAGGGGGTTGGAAGTGCCTACTGGACCCGTGCTGGTGCACTGCAG CGCCGGGATTGGGCGCACAGGTACCTTCATCGCCCTGGACTTCCTCCTGAAAATGGGGAAGGCTGAGGGGAAGGTGGATGTGTTTCACTGTGTGCAGAGGCTGCGGGAGCAGCGGGTCAGCATGGTGCAGACCAAG GAGCAGTACACCTTCCTGTATGAGGTGCTGCTCGAAGGCTTGCTCTGCGGCAGCACCGGGGTCCCAGTGGAGAACATCACCAGCTATGTCCACCACCTTCGAGAAGCTGAGACCTCAAGGCACAACAATGTCCTTGAGAAAGAGTTCAAG GCCCTGCAGAAGTTTTCTGAGTTGTTCCAGCTCCTGCCgtgcagagaagcagagaaaccCAGCAACCAGCCCAAGAACCGCAAGCCAGGGATCCTGCCAG CGGATTCCTGCCGGCCCATCCTGATGTCCTCGCTGAACGCGGACGGCTCGCCCGGTTACATCAACGCCGTGTTTGCCAGC ACGTATACCCAAGAGGACAGACTCATCGTCACCCAGCTGCCTTTCCTCACCACGCTGGTGGATTTCTGGGCTCTGGTCTGGGATTACAGCTGCACGTCGGTGGTTGTGCTGAACCAGCTCCAGGAGCTGGACAAG ACATACGTGGAGTTCTGGCCCACCCAGGGCGAAGCTGCTTACGGCCGTTTCCATGTCCACCTGATCTCAGAGGAGCCCGGAGTTAACTTCACAGCCTGGACACTTGCCCTCACCAACAAGCAGCAG CCCAAGAAGTCTGCACTGGAAGTCCGGTTCTGGCAACTGAAGGACTGGCCCATGAAGCAGCGTCTTCCCCGGCAACCTGCCACCATCATCAGCCTGTTAGGGAAGGTGGAAACACACCATCGGCAGAGCCAAGACGGACATATCCTCGTGACCTGCTG GGATGGTGCCAGCCGGAGTGGGATCTTCTGTGCTGCTAGTTTCCTGTGTGAACAGATCCAAAGCGAGGGGCTGGTGGATGTATCCCAGGCTGTGAGGATGCTGAAGAGGCGGCGGAGACAGCTGATTAAAGATGTG GAGCAGTATGGGCTCTGCTACGAACTAGCCCTCAGTTATTTGAATTCATTTGAAACCTATGGGAATTTCAAGTAG